One Novipirellula galeiformis DNA window includes the following coding sequences:
- a CDS encoding NfeD family protein, with product MPAPTQAPLGPAEQDGVDKARVGNVTPRRAVIIPLQEMIHPLSAALLERKFREAVDSGVEVVIFDIHSPGGFTQVTFELMDMVLDAKDVETVAFIEKDAISGAALFALACDKIIMLPDSRIGDAGEIVMGADGAYRYTEAKSRSVLAQKVRDTAAATGRPIALAEKMTDKDMIVFKATHKEDGTVRYFSDKEWIALEDQDAWQKGTPVREAGKEMFFTANGRRAAELGMIDQTVSNRSELASVLNLEEPIPTMERTWVDTLVLVLNSGVVTFLLIVIGLTALVIELGAPGLGIGGLTSLLCFGLFFWSRFLGGTAGWLEVTLFVIGLLFIGAEIFVIPGFGVAGVSGITLTLGSLVMASRRVFVPQNGEDLMALGMDVLTVFGAFFAFLVALLFLSQYLSEIPGLSRLTLKPTVALEGMAANPHAPPASLPGWQRVEVGSVGEALSPLRPGGRIMVDDFTVDVVTEGDFVDPGTQVRVIGKQGARVVVRPIA from the coding sequence ATGCCCGCGCCAACCCAAGCTCCGCTGGGGCCGGCGGAGCAAGACGGCGTTGACAAAGCGCGGGTTGGGAATGTCACGCCGCGTCGCGCCGTGATCATTCCACTACAAGAGATGATTCACCCGCTCAGCGCCGCGCTGTTGGAACGCAAGTTTCGCGAAGCGGTCGATTCTGGCGTCGAGGTGGTGATCTTTGACATCCACAGCCCCGGTGGCTTCACGCAAGTCACGTTCGAATTGATGGACATGGTGCTTGACGCGAAGGATGTCGAAACGGTCGCCTTCATTGAAAAAGATGCGATCAGCGGGGCCGCCCTGTTTGCGCTCGCTTGCGACAAGATCATCATGCTACCCGATTCGAGAATCGGAGACGCCGGGGAAATCGTGATGGGCGCCGATGGAGCGTATCGTTACACCGAAGCGAAAAGCCGTAGCGTGTTGGCACAAAAAGTTCGTGATACCGCCGCCGCGACCGGACGACCGATCGCATTGGCGGAAAAGATGACGGACAAGGATATGATCGTCTTCAAAGCCACTCACAAAGAAGATGGCACGGTACGCTACTTTTCCGACAAAGAATGGATCGCATTGGAGGACCAAGACGCGTGGCAAAAAGGGACTCCGGTTCGCGAAGCCGGCAAGGAAATGTTCTTTACCGCCAACGGACGCCGCGCCGCGGAGCTGGGAATGATCGATCAAACGGTGTCCAACCGTAGCGAATTGGCTTCAGTCTTGAATCTCGAGGAACCGATTCCGACGATGGAGCGAACCTGGGTCGACACGCTTGTCTTGGTGTTGAATTCGGGGGTGGTCACCTTCTTGTTGATCGTGATTGGATTGACGGCCCTGGTGATCGAATTGGGGGCCCCCGGTTTGGGAATTGGCGGTTTGACTTCGTTGCTCTGTTTTGGATTGTTTTTCTGGAGTCGATTTCTGGGCGGGACCGCTGGTTGGTTGGAGGTCACTTTGTTCGTGATCGGGTTGCTGTTCATTGGGGCGGAGATCTTTGTGATCCCCGGCTTCGGGGTTGCCGGGGTCAGCGGCATCACGTTGACGTTGGGATCCTTGGTGATGGCATCGCGACGCGTTTTCGTGCCCCAGAACGGCGAAGATTTGATGGCCCTCGGAATGGATGTCTTAACGGTGTTTGGCGCCTTCTTTGCATTCCTGGTCGCGTTGCTCTTTCTCTCTCAATATTTGAGTGAAATCCCAGGGCTGAGCCGCTTGACGCTCAAGCCCACCGTGGCGTTGGAGGGGATGGCTGCAAACCCTCACGCCCCTCCTGCATCGTTGCCGGGATGGCAACGCGTCGAGGTGGGCAGCGTCGGGGAAGCGCTCTCGCCGCTGCGACCCGGGGGACGCATCATGGTCGACGACTTTACGGTCGATGTGGTCACCGAGGGGGATTTTGTCGATCCCGGAACCCAAGTACGCGTGATCGGCAAGCAAGGGGCGCGAGTGGTCGTGCGGCCCATCGCGTAA
- a CDS encoding TrkH family potassium uptake protein has protein sequence MSFCLPFAFPALANRTHLPAAAAFETAGARGLLLGTAVSVIVGGGLLAIGRRHRGGPLYQKEAMAIVGLSWVLATVLGALPYYLSGTEIAPDRPMTFIEAMFESQSGFSTTGATVITDLETPASVPHCILFWRSWTHFLGGLGIVVLFVAILGQGSAGKAMMRAEMPGPTKEGSMPRMQHTALVFAAIYIALNAILTVIYALEGMSLFDALCHAFGTMATGGFSTYNRSLGRFESASIEYTTILFMVLAGTSFTLLYLSLFGGPKRLFRDVEFRTFIGIILGVAGCIVFFGMRAGDVGFGTLSESIRNGLFQVVSIITTTGYGTADFDQWNNFGRGILLLLMFVGGCAGSTGGGMKVIRHVLFYKILRQEIERAHRPRVVRQIRIGGAPIDDPSLTQGIVVYFSMILAIFVFSWLFLITFEPRGTWGAVSQAELDDREENLSSRGQRQAKEQVAALVNEGTLDEKLLDSASAVAATLNNIGPGLGVVGATQNYAGFSQGAKLLFVWLMMLGRVEVFSVLVLIFPSFWRRI, from the coding sequence ATGAGCTTCTGTTTGCCGTTTGCGTTTCCGGCGTTGGCCAATCGAACCCATTTGCCGGCTGCGGCAGCGTTTGAAACCGCGGGTGCGCGGGGGCTGTTATTGGGAACGGCGGTCAGCGTGATTGTGGGCGGCGGATTGCTGGCGATTGGTCGCCGCCATCGCGGTGGGCCGCTGTACCAAAAAGAGGCGATGGCGATCGTCGGGCTCAGTTGGGTATTGGCAACCGTGTTGGGGGCCTTGCCGTACTATTTGAGCGGAACGGAGATCGCGCCGGATCGTCCGATGACATTTATCGAAGCGATGTTTGAATCTCAATCCGGTTTTAGTACGACCGGAGCGACAGTGATCACGGATTTAGAAACGCCCGCGAGTGTGCCGCACTGCATTTTGTTTTGGCGGTCATGGACCCACTTCCTCGGCGGTTTGGGGATCGTGGTTTTGTTTGTTGCGATTCTTGGCCAAGGCTCGGCGGGCAAAGCGATGATGCGGGCTGAAATGCCGGGGCCGACCAAGGAGGGCAGCATGCCTCGGATGCAGCACACCGCGCTCGTCTTCGCGGCGATTTATATTGCGCTCAATGCGATCTTGACGGTGATCTACGCCCTCGAAGGGATGTCGTTGTTTGATGCGTTGTGTCACGCATTTGGAACGATGGCGACGGGCGGTTTCAGCACGTACAACCGCAGCTTGGGGCGGTTTGAAAGCGCTTCGATTGAATACACCACGATCCTCTTTATGGTCTTGGCCGGGACTAGTTTCACGCTGCTTTATCTGTCCCTTTTTGGGGGTCCCAAACGGCTGTTTCGCGACGTGGAATTTCGCACCTTCATCGGCATCATCTTGGGCGTTGCCGGCTGTATCGTGTTCTTCGGGATGCGCGCGGGGGACGTCGGATTTGGGACGCTGAGTGAATCGATTCGCAACGGTTTGTTCCAGGTCGTTTCGATCATCACGACGACGGGTTACGGGACCGCGGATTTTGACCAATGGAATAACTTTGGTCGAGGCATTTTGTTGTTGTTGATGTTTGTCGGCGGATGTGCGGGCAGCACCGGCGGTGGCATGAAAGTGATTCGTCACGTTTTGTTCTACAAGATTCTTCGTCAAGAAATCGAACGCGCCCATCGTCCTCGCGTCGTCCGCCAAATCCGGATTGGGGGAGCTCCCATCGATGACCCAAGCTTGACGCAGGGGATCGTTGTCTACTTTTCGATGATCTTGGCGATCTTTGTCTTCTCGTGGCTGTTTCTGATTACCTTTGAACCACGCGGGACTTGGGGAGCGGTGTCGCAAGCCGAGTTGGATGATCGCGAGGAGAATCTCAGCAGCCGCGGCCAACGGCAAGCAAAGGAACAGGTCGCGGCATTGGTCAACGAAGGAACGTTGGACGAAAAATTATTGGATTCCGCCAGTGCGGTGGCCGCCACGCTTAACAATATCGGTCCCGGTTTGGGGGTCGTGGGGGCAACTCAGAACTATGCAGGCTTTAGTCAGGGAGCGAAATTGTTGTTCGTTTGGCTGATGATGCTCGGACGCGTGGAGGTCTTCAGCGTGCTGGTTTTAATCTTTCCCAGTTTTTGGCGCCGCATCTGA